One Candidatus Nanosynbacter featherlites genomic region harbors:
- a CDS encoding WhiB family transcriptional regulator has protein sequence MNELGKTSMETTASLEDLKAVQNFIIDCLADGQSMTVPQLSQQWCEAHGSKSLIKAGLFNETIRQALSEIEAEEDGSFECLKKTVVQDTNTTVTYYHLSGASEGYQPAVMEPVNSERFVPPLQAAINEVVGNHDAVNPDWDMRKLCAKRAVGTFTTKLCEKCPVKTDCLKTALAEEARFSTKDVKTLGVKGGYAPRDRLGLLKEIKEKIHETDQKS, from the coding sequence ATGAATGAATTAGGAAAAACCTCGATGGAAACAACAGCGTCTCTAGAAGACTTGAAAGCGGTGCAAAATTTCATCATTGACTGCTTGGCAGATGGGCAATCAATGACGGTGCCGCAGCTATCTCAGCAGTGGTGCGAAGCTCACGGCTCCAAGTCTCTCATTAAAGCTGGTCTGTTTAATGAAACAATTCGACAAGCACTAAGTGAAATTGAAGCTGAGGAGGACGGGTCTTTTGAATGTTTGAAAAAAACGGTTGTTCAAGATACTAATACGACCGTCACGTACTACCACCTTAGTGGTGCGTCTGAAGGATATCAACCAGCCGTAATGGAGCCTGTTAATTCGGAGAGGTTTGTGCCTCCGCTTCAGGCTGCCATTAATGAGGTTGTTGGTAATCATGATGCAGTAAATCCAGACTGGGATATGCGCAAACTATGTGCTAAGAGAGCGGTTGGTACATTTACTACTAAGCTGTGTGAAAAATGTCCAGTAAAGACTGACTGCCTGAAGACTGCGCTTGCGGAAGAGGCTCGATTTAGTACTAAGGATGTTAAAACGTTAGGTGTCAAGGGTGGTTACGCTCCTCGTGATCGGTTAGGACTCTTAAAGGAAATCAAGGAAAAAATACACGAGACTGACCAAAAGTCATAG
- the gltX gene encoding glutamate--tRNA ligase, protein MTIRTRFAPSPTGYIHVGNVRAALFPWLLTRQQGGSFILRIEDTDRSRFVPGAEDLILDTLEWLGIDWDEGPRKGGSHGPYHQSERLEIYHTWAKKLVEKGLAYADPYTPEEVQGFREEARALKKAFLYRDYRPENPPEWDGTQPLRFKVTSLKRYTWNDPVMGELSAGPEALDDFILIKADGYPTYNFAHIIDDFEMGITHVIRGLEYISSTPKYLSLYEALEITPPTLVCLPHIMAPDGRKKLGKRDGAKSVTDYRTDGILPEAMLNFLASMGWNDGTEQEIFSRQELIDKFSLDRVQRSGARFDEKRLLWMNGQWIRQINLDDLYQRVESYWPQSAAQFDASYKHQVLALVQDRLKTLAELPMMSHFFFEEPEVNWELITSNKQLKKLSDGEIHALLQTAHDKLAELADWSPETIQETLNQLLEITGQKPGVLFSLIRIVTTWAPFSPQLNDTLALFGKDKTLSRIASQL, encoded by the coding sequence ATGACTATTCGTACTCGTTTTGCGCCATCACCAACCGGCTATATTCATGTTGGAAATGTTCGAGCGGCTTTGTTCCCGTGGCTACTGACACGCCAGCAGGGAGGCTCATTTATCTTACGCATCGAGGACACTGACCGATCGCGGTTTGTGCCTGGCGCTGAAGATTTGATATTGGACACCTTGGAATGGCTCGGCATCGACTGGGACGAAGGGCCACGCAAAGGTGGATCACATGGACCATACCACCAGTCAGAACGGCTAGAGATCTACCACACCTGGGCAAAAAAGCTGGTAGAAAAGGGGCTCGCCTATGCCGATCCGTACACACCTGAAGAGGTACAAGGCTTTCGAGAAGAAGCACGCGCCTTGAAAAAAGCTTTCTTATACCGTGACTATCGGCCAGAAAATCCCCCAGAGTGGGACGGCACTCAGCCACTCCGGTTCAAAGTGACCTCTCTCAAACGATACACGTGGAACGACCCTGTCATGGGCGAATTGTCAGCTGGTCCTGAGGCTCTAGACGATTTCATCCTCATCAAAGCCGATGGCTATCCAACCTACAATTTTGCGCACATCATTGACGACTTTGAGATGGGCATCACTCACGTCATTCGCGGACTGGAATATATCTCCAGTACTCCTAAATATTTGAGTCTATACGAAGCCCTGGAAATCACACCACCAACCTTGGTTTGCTTACCACACATCATGGCTCCAGATGGCAGGAAAAAACTTGGTAAACGAGACGGCGCCAAAAGCGTGACTGATTACCGAACTGACGGAATCCTGCCAGAGGCCATGCTGAATTTCTTGGCATCTATGGGCTGGAACGATGGCACTGAGCAGGAAATCTTCAGCAGGCAAGAGCTGATCGATAAATTCAGTCTCGACCGAGTACAGCGTTCGGGCGCACGTTTTGACGAGAAGCGTTTGCTGTGGATGAATGGACAATGGATCCGCCAAATCAACCTAGACGACCTCTACCAACGAGTAGAGAGCTATTGGCCACAATCAGCTGCCCAGTTTGATGCGTCATACAAACACCAAGTCTTGGCTCTAGTGCAAGATCGGCTCAAAACACTGGCTGAGCTACCCATGATGAGTCACTTTTTCTTTGAAGAGCCAGAAGTCAACTGGGAACTGATCACCAGTAATAAGCAGCTGAAAAAATTATCTGATGGTGAAATTCACGCGCTACTGCAAACCGCACATGACAAGCTGGCAGAGTTGGCCGACTGGAGCCCTGAAACCATCCAAGAAACGCTAAACCAGCTACTAGAAATCACTGGTCAAAAGCCTGGCGTACTGTTCAGTCTCATTCGCATCGTCACGACATGGGCACCTTTCAGTCCACAGCTCAACGACACGCTGGCATTGTTTGGCAAAGACAAAACCCTCAGCCGCATCGCTAGCCAATTGTAA